A genome region from Mercenaria mercenaria strain notata chromosome 11, MADL_Memer_1, whole genome shotgun sequence includes the following:
- the LOC123532604 gene encoding uncharacterized protein LOC123532604 isoform X2 — MDLFIHSSSQLRRLFNFLCVFYTCFLLFCPGHVLARDCLGRDQCSCAFDDDQSLIALNSLGNSDGTPRFQDINSNDGSTYSYNPCYPFSEGSSGCAQAAACETSLGESDSIGDAQSAKFTYSDGELDVGYTAGSGILTLTQVKLKCDEHACEPSLVAEGNTGLNQYAFTLTTVCACPNGCTEEGPVNCTPNSSSGIGGGAVVLIMTVCCLLYGRV, encoded by the exons ATGGATTTATTCATTCACAGTTCATCTCAGCTGAGACGGTTATTCAACTTTCTTTGTGTATTTTACACATGTTTCCTGTTATTCTGCCCGGGACATGTTTTAGCAAGGGATTGTTTAGGGAGAGACCAATGTTCGTGTGCATTCGACGACGATCAGAGTTTAATTGCCCTAAATAGCCTGGGCAATAGCGACGGCACGCCACG CTTTCAAGACATCAACTCTAATGACGGCAGCACATATTCCTACAACCCTTGCTATCCTTTCTCAGAGGGTAGTAGTGGCTGTGCACAGGCAGCA GCTTGTGAAACATCCTTGGGTGAAAGTGACAGTATTGGTGATGCTCAGAGTGCAAAGTTTACGTATTCCGATGGTGAATTAGACGTGGGTTATACTGCTGGCAGCGGCATTCTAAC tttgacTCAAGTGAAACTGAAATGCGATGAACATGCATGCGAACCATCGCTAGTTGCTGAAGGGAACACAGGTCTGAATCAGTAT GCGTTCACTTTAACAACTGTCTGTGCATGCCCGAATGGTTGTACAGAAGAAGGTCCGGTGAACTGCACACCAAATAGCAGTTCCGGAATAGGAGGCGGGGCAGTAGTTCtcattat GACGGTGTGCTGTTTACTTTACGGCCGTGTCTAG
- the LOC123532604 gene encoding uncharacterized protein LOC123532604 isoform X1, protein MDLFIHSSSQLRRLFNFLCVFYTCFLLFCPGHVLARDCLGRDQCSCAFDDDQSLIALNSLGNSDGTPRFQDINSNDGSTYSYNPCYPFSEGSSGCAQAAACETSLGESDSIGDAQSAKFTYSDGELDVGYTAGSGILTLTQVKLKCDEHACEPSLVAEGNTGLNQYAFTLTTVCACPNGCTEEGPVNCTPNSSSGIGGGAVVLIIFFAFVFIYVVGGTVFLAVGRKARGKEMIPNVEFWTSLPGLIKDGVLFTLRPCLGRRSGYVAK, encoded by the exons ATGGATTTATTCATTCACAGTTCATCTCAGCTGAGACGGTTATTCAACTTTCTTTGTGTATTTTACACATGTTTCCTGTTATTCTGCCCGGGACATGTTTTAGCAAGGGATTGTTTAGGGAGAGACCAATGTTCGTGTGCATTCGACGACGATCAGAGTTTAATTGCCCTAAATAGCCTGGGCAATAGCGACGGCACGCCACG CTTTCAAGACATCAACTCTAATGACGGCAGCACATATTCCTACAACCCTTGCTATCCTTTCTCAGAGGGTAGTAGTGGCTGTGCACAGGCAGCA GCTTGTGAAACATCCTTGGGTGAAAGTGACAGTATTGGTGATGCTCAGAGTGCAAAGTTTACGTATTCCGATGGTGAATTAGACGTGGGTTATACTGCTGGCAGCGGCATTCTAAC tttgacTCAAGTGAAACTGAAATGCGATGAACATGCATGCGAACCATCGCTAGTTGCTGAAGGGAACACAGGTCTGAATCAGTAT GCGTTCACTTTAACAACTGTCTGTGCATGCCCGAATGGTTGTACAGAAGAAGGTCCGGTGAACTGCACACCAAATAGCAGTTCCGGAATAGGAGGCGGGGCAGTAGTTCtcattat CTTTTTCGCTTTTGTGTTCATATACGTAGTTGGTGGTACGGTATTTCTTGCTGTTGGTAGAAAAGCTCGTGGTAAAGAAATGATTCCAAATGTGGAATTTTGGACTTCTTTGCCTGGCCTGATAAAG GACGGTGTGCTGTTTACTTTACGGCCGTGTCTAGGCAGAAGATCGGGCTACGTTGCAAAGTGA
- the LOC123532571 gene encoding complement C1q tumor necrosis factor-related protein 3-like, with amino-acid sequence MEGFKIILFCFFLYEIAATTDPDTRKALDSLLHRVENVEEENLKLKREVDLLRHQQKNGHSVFRRQEERPAIGFTAFISSHLTSLGNQNTILFDKTKSNFGNGFDNVTGYFVAPESGVYVFFANIMSEVSSGLSYIETEIVKNGDQLAEMYSGAKDAFDSSSNMAVTSLKKGDHVWVRVHGSWSNNFSIHCCFSTFSGFLIGQDELTENIIG; translated from the exons ATGGaaggttttaaaattattctgttttgtttctTCTTATATGAAATCGCCGCTACAACCGACCCTGACACGAGAAAAGCTTTAGACTCGTTACTACACCGAGTAGAGAATGTCGAGGAAGAAAACCTAAAACTAAAAAGAGAGGTTGACCTTCTTCGACATCAACAGAAAAATGGGCATTCAGTCTTCAG AAGGCAAGAAGAACGACCAGCGATTGGTTTCACGGCTTTCATCTCATCCCATTTAACTTCGCTCGGGAATCAAAATACAATTCTGTTTGACAAGACAAAGAGCAATTTCGGCAATGGTTTTGATAACGTCACTGGCTACTTTGTGGCACCAGAAAGCGGTGTCTATGTCTTCTTTGCCAACATAATGTCTGAGGTTTCCAGTGGGCTTAGTTACATTGAAACTGAAATTGTGAAAAATGGAGACCAGCTTGCTGAGATGTACTCCGGCGCCAAAGATGCATTCGATTCGTCGAGCAACATGGCCGTGACCTCTCTTAAGAAAGGCGACCATGTGTGGGTCCGTGTGCATGGCTCTTGGTCAAACAACTTCTCGATTCATTGTTGTTTTTCCACTTTCTCTGGATTCCTTATTGGTCAGGACGAATTGACCGAAAACATCATTGGATGA